The DNA segment CGCCAGGGCGCTCGACGAGGACAACGCGCTCGCGGACGCGTTCGCCGCCGTCCCCGACCTCGCCGATACCCCCATCCTCTTCCTCGTCGACGGCGCCGAGGGCGATCCGAGCTTCGACGAGGTCCTGCGCGGCGACGTCGATCACATCGTCTCGCGGATCACCGAGGCGTCGCCGCGCGGCTCCAAGCCGACGGTGCCGCAGGAGATCCGTGGCGATCTCGAGCAGGCCCCGCTCGTCGACCTGCTCCAGCTGCTCGCCATGAACCGCCGGAGCGGCACCCTCGGCATCACCACGCCGACCGGGGCAGCGGAGCTCCGGCTCTCGGCAGGGGAGGTGATCGATGCCGTCTACCGCCGCCTCGAGGGCGAGAAGGCGCTTTATCGGCTGCTCGGAGAGCGGGACGGACACTTCGCGTTCTCGCCCGGCGAACCGGCGAGCGCGCGCCGCATCATGGCGCCGACCTCGCGTCTCTTGATGGAAGCGCTCCGCCAGGTCGACGAGGTCCAGCGCCGGCGAGCCGAGCTCGCGCCGGCCGGTGAGGCCTTCCTGGTGACCGAGCCCGCGAGCGACGATCTCGACCTGTCACCGCTCCCGGACCACGAGACGTTCAGCGTCGACGCGACCTTCGGCGACAGCGCCGCGGCGGACCGAGCGAGCGCCGCACCCCTGGCGAACGCCATGAGCTCGGTGCCCGACTTCACCGCCGCGCCGATGCCGGCGAGCGACGTGAAGGGCAACCGCGTCGGGTCGATGCCGCCGCCGCCCACGCTCCGCGCGGCCGAGCCGGCCGCGTTCCGGCTCGACGCGCTCCGCACCCCGACGACGTCGCCGCCGGCGCCCCTCGGGGAGCCCGCGGAGCGCACCGCCGTGGCCGAGAAGCTGACGGCGCTGCTCCAGATGCCGCACAACCTCGACGAGCTGCTCGACGAGATCAGCGGGCCGGATCTCCTGATCCTCGAGGTCCTGATGGAGCTGACGGCCTCCGGGAAGATCCGCCGCATCTCGCTCGCCGACCTCACGACGCCGTTCGCGCCGTCGGAGCACCTTCCGGTCCTCCGGTCCCTCGTGACCCGCCTGGCCCGGCCGGGCTTCGCGCCGCCGCCTCACCTCGTCATCGCCGCGAGCACGCGCCGTATGGCGACGCTCTCTCATGCGGTCCGCCGCATCGGAGACGCCGTCGTCCCCGCCGAGCCTCCGCCGCAGGCGGCGATCCCAAGGCCGCTCGGCGTGATCCGGCTCGGCGACGCCGTCGAGCTCGCCCTGGTCGGCCTCCCCATCGAGGAGAGCTTCTCGCCGGCCTGGCCGCTCGCCCTGCACGGCGCGGCCGCGGTCGTCCGGCTCGGCGATGGCGGGGAGGACGCGCTGGCGGCGCACTGCGAAGCGCTGGAGCTCTTGCTGCTCGACGCAGAGGCCATGATGGGGCCGCTCGATCTCGCCTCACCGGGACAGATCACGCTGCTCGTCCGCGCCGCGCTCGAAGCCGCCGCGGGCGTGTGACCGGCCGACGAAAACGTCGCTTTAGAACGGATCTTCCGGGTTTCTCACCTCGGAAACCGGCGTTCGACTCGGCGGCTCACGGCGTTGCGAGAACAGGTTTCTGCTATCGTCGCACACGCCTCGCTTCAGCAGTCCGGCGAGGAGAGGAGCGCGATCGTGCTTATCGGAGTCCCCAAAGAGATCAAGACACGTGAGTACCGCGTCGGCATGACGCCCGCGGGAGTCCGGGCCCTGGTCGGGCACGGGCACAAGGTCCTCGTGGAGACCGGCGCCGGCGAAGGCAGCGGGCTCTCCGACGAAGCCTACGCACGCGCGGGCGCGCTCATCGCGAGGTCGGCAGCAGAAGCGTGGAGCGCCGACATGGTTGTGAAGGTGAAGGAGCCGCTCCCCGCCGAGTACGGCCACTTTCGCCCGGGTCTCCTCCTCTATACCTACTTGCACCTGGCCGCCGAGCCGGATCTCACCCGGGAGCTCGCCAAGCGAGGCGTGACCGGCGTCGCGTACGAGACCATCCAGCTCGAGGACGGCTCGCTGCCGCTGCTGCGGCCCATGAGCGAGGTGGCCGGCAGGATGGCCGTTCAGGTCGGCGCCTCGTGCCTGGAGAAGGAGCGGGGCGGCAAGGGCGTGCTCCTCGGCGGCGTGCCGGGGACGCGGCGCGGCCGCGTGGCGATCCTGGGCGGCGGCGTGGTCGGCCGGAACGCAGCGACCATCGCGGTCGGGATGGGGGCGCAGGTCACCGTGCTCGATGTCCGCGCCGAGACGATGAGCTACCTCGAAGACGTGTTCGGCGGCGCGATCGAGACGCTCTACTCCAACGCGGAGAACATCGAGACGATGTGCGAGCGCGCCGATCTCGTGATCGGCGCGGTGCTCGTGCCCGGCGCCAAGGCGCCCCAGCTCGTGACCGAAGAGCTCATCCGACGCATGGAGAAGGGGACGGTCGTCGTCGACGTCGCCGTGGATCAGGGGGGGTGCATCGCGACATGCCGCCCGACGACGCACGACAACCCGACCTACGAGGTGCACGGGGTCGTTCACTACTGCGTCGCCAACATGCCAGGCGCGGTCTCGCACACGAGCACCTGGGCGCTCACGAACACGACGATCGGCTACGCGGTGGCGATCGCCAACCAGGGCATCGTCGCCGCGGCCAAGGCCGACAGGGCCGTGGCCCTCGGGATCAATACCCACGGCGGCCACGTGACCTACGGCCCCGTCGCGGCGGCCCACCGGCTGGAGTACGTGCCGGTCGAACGCGCGCTCGGCTGACGGGAGCGCGATCTCGTGGCAGCCAGAAAAAACAAGAAAATAGCGATTATCGGTGGTGACGGCATCGGCCCGTCCGTCATCGACGAGGCGAAGCTGCTGCTCGAGCTCTATCAGGCGCGAGCAGGGCTGCCGATCGACCTCTGGGAGCTCGATCTCGGCGCCGATCGGTACCTGCGCGACGGGACGACCTTTCCCAACCAGATCCAGATCGCCATCCAGCGCGAGTGCTCGGCGGTGCTCCTCGGCGCCCTGGGTGATCCCCGCGTGCCCAACCTGGAGCACGCGCGCGACATCCTCTTCGGCATGCGCTTCGGCTACGACCTCTACGCCAACGTGAGGCCCGTCCGCGCGCTGTCGGACCGGCTGGTGCCGCTCAAAGGCCGCACGGCGAAGGACATCGACTTCGTCGTGTTCCGCGAGAACACCGAGGGGATCTACGTCGGGATGGGCGGGCAGTTCAAACGCGGCACCCCCGACGAGGTCGCGATCAACGAGGACGTAAATACGAGGAAGGGCGTCGAGCGGATCATCCGCGCGGCCTTCGACTACGCGCGAGCGAACGGCCGGACGCGGGTCACGATGGCGGACAAGTCGAACGCGATGCGGCACGCGCACGAGCTCTGGCTGCGCGTCTTCCACGAGGTGCGCGCCCAGTACCCGGAGATCCAGTCGAACCACGTCTACGTGGACGCCCTCTGCCTGTACGTCATCCAGGATCCCGCGCAGTTCCAGGTGATCGTGACGAACAACCTGTTCGGCGACATCGTGACCGACCTCGGCGCGGCGCTGCAGGGGGGGCTCGGCATGGCGGCGAGCGCGAACGTGCACGCGTCCGATCCGGGGCGCGTCGCGCTGTTCGAGCCGGTGCACGGGTCGGCGCCGCCGCTCGCCGGCAAGGACGTCGCGAACCCGTTCGCGGCGATGCTCACCGCGGGGCTGCTGCTCGCTCACCTCGGGTGGCCCGAGGAAGAGCGCCGCATCGAGCGCTGGGTCTCCCAGGCGCTCGACAAGGGGATGTGCACGGTCGATGTGGGCGGCACGCTCGGCACACGCGCTGCCGGCGCATGGGTCCGGGAGCAGATCGCCGCCGAGCTGGGACCGCCGTGAGGTGACCCGGGGCGCCCGCGCGCGGCCGGAAGCCACGGGCGCGGGGGCTCGATCGCCGAGAAGTTCGGGTGTCCGATCCTCCTGTGATACGGGACCGCCAATGGGCGTAGGATCGAGGGCAGTGGAGCACGCGGGGCCGCGCAGCAATGCAGCGAGCGAGTCTCGGCACGAGCGGCTGGGCGGAGCGCGCGCCGAGTTCGTGGCGAACCTGGGTCGCCGCGTGGCGGAGCTCCGCGAGATGGTCCGGCGGATCGAGGCAGACGGGGATGCGCCGCGGCTCGTCGAGGAGCTGAAGCGGCGCCTGCACTCGCTCGGCGCGGGGGCGCGCCTCCTGCGCTTCGCGCGCGTCGCCGAGCGGCTCGCCGAAGGGGAGTCGCAGCTCGCCGCCGCGAACGGCGCGCGGCTCAGCGGCGAGGCCGCGGCGGCCCTGCGGAAGCTGCTCGAGGAGCTGCCCGCCCTGGCCTGGGGGCAGTCGGCCATGGGCGAGCAGGCGCCGCGCGCCGCCGAGCCGATCGAGCAGGCGTCGGCGCCGCCCCGCGCGCGCGCTGCCGCGGATCCGCCGAACGCCCGCGGCGCCGGCGCGCGGCCGAAAGCCACGGACGCGGCCGCGGCCAAGGGCCAGGCCACGACGTGGATCGCGGGCGTGAGCAACGGCCGCGCGCTCGCCCCCGAGCCGCTCTCGCTCGACGATGAAGAGGAAGCGCGCGCGTCCTCGACGCGCGGCGTGGAGCAGGCGCCCCCCGCCGAGGCGCCGGAGGCCGCGCCGGCCGCGTCGATCGACGCGCCGATCACGGTCCTCGTCGTGGGCGCCGCGCCGCTCGCCGAGGCGCTCGACGCGGCGAGCGCCGACGCCGGGCCGTCGTTCGAGGTGGAGCGGACCGACGACGTGGAGACGGCCATCGATCTCGCCCGGGCCTTTGCGCCGGATCTGGTCCTGCTCGACGCGGACATGCCGGGCGCGCGCGGGCTCGCGGAGGCGCTGGCCGCCGATCCGCTGACCGACCTGGTCCCCGTCGTCGCCGTCGGCCGCTTCGCGCGGCCGGAGGACGCGGCCCCGTACCTGGCGCTCGGCGCCGCGCGCGCGCTGCCGAAGCCCGTGTCGCCGGACGCGCTCCGGCGCGCCGCCGCGGAAGCAGCGGCGGCCTGCGTGCGCGCTGAAGCCTCGCGCGCCGTGCGCGGACCGTTCGGGGCCGTCAACCTCGACGAGCTCGGGGCGCGCCTCGCCGCGGAGCTGCGCCGCGGCCTCTGCGACGCCGCCGAGCCGAGGAGCCGCGGGGCGCACGTGGATCTCGGCGACGGCGCGGAGGTCCTCGCGGCGCTCTGGGGCGCGGTGGCGCGCATCCGCGATCTCGTGACGATCCGCTCGCAGGGCGGCGTGCGCTTCTCGCCGAACGGGCCGGAGGGCGCGCTGCCGCTCGCCCCGTGGATGATCGCGCCGAGCACGCCCGAGGGCGAGCGCTCGCGGCTGCACAGCGAGATCCGCGCGAAGTCGCCGGCGCGCACGATCAGCGCGTCGAGCGCGGCGCCGGGCGACGCGGCGCTCGACGCCCTCGACATCGTTGTGGCGGACGACGATCCGGCGGTGACGTGGTTCCTCGCCGGCGTGCTCCGGGCCGCGGGCGCGAACGTGCACGAGGCGCACGACGGCGCGCGGGCGCTCGACCTCGCGTACCAGACGACGCCGGACCTTGTCGTGAGCGACGTGCTGATGCCGCGGCTCGACGGCTTCGCCCTCTGCCGTGCGCTCAAGCGCGACGTCGCGCTGCGCGACGTGCCGGTCATCCTGCTCTCCTGGAAGGAGGACCTGCTCCAGCGGCTCCGCGAGCTCGGCGCCCAGGCCGACGGCTACCTCCGCAAGGAGGAGAGCGCCGCGGCGTTCGTGCAGCGGGTGCACGAGGTCCTGCGGGGCAGGCGGCGCGTCGCGGAGCGCATCGCGACGGGCGGAGAGGTCCGCGGGCGGCTCGACGGCATGACGACGCGGACGCTGCTGTCGCTCTCGTGCGCGCGCCGGCCCGACGCGCTCGTGTCGGTCCGGGACGCCGCGTTCCTGTACGAGGTGCTGCTCAAGGACGGCCGCCCCGCCGGCGCGACGCGGACGGCGCAGGACGGGACGTTCCACCGCGGCCCCTCGGTGCTCGCGGCGCTCCTCGGCGTCGGCTCCGGCCGCTTCGTCGTGGCGCCCGCGCCGGAGAGCGAGCTCGCCGCGCCGCCGCGCCCCGGGTTCGAGGGGACGCTCGCGGAGCAGCTCCTGCCCGCGATCGCGGCGGCCCGGGCCGCCCAGCGGCTGTTCCACGGGCCGCCGTTGATGCAGGTCGAGCGCGTCGTCCTCGACCTGGAGGGGATGGGCGCGACCGCCGACGCGACGCCCGAGCCGGCGCGCTCGCTCCTGAGGGCGCTCGCCCGGGGGACGTCGCCGCGATCGGTCATCACCTCGGGGGAGTTCGCCGCGAGCCTCGTCGAGGACGTGCTGAACGACGTCGCGGCGCGCGGCGGCGTGCGTCGGGTGATCGGCCGCGAGGGAGACGACCTGCTCGCCCCCGCCGTGGCCTACGAGGAGGAGACGCTCCGCGGCGTGCGGCGCCTCCCGGAGCGGGCCGCCCCGGTCGTGGCGCTGCCGGCGGAGCTCGCCGGCGACGTCGCCGCAGCGTCGTCGCGCGCGTCGGTCGAGCTCACCGACGACCAGCTCACGGTGGTGCCCGGCTCGGTGGCGCCGAGATCGGCCATGCCGGCGCGCGGCTCGGCGGCGCCGAGCTCGGCGGTGTCGGGGCCGGGCTCGGCCATGTCTATCCCCGTGCTGTCCGTGGACGGCGAGGACGAGGACACGGCGTTCGCGAGCGCGCCCGAGGAGGAGGCGAGCGCGCTCGCCAGCGCGCTGGTCAGCGCGCGGGTTCCGAGCGATCTCGCCAGCGCGCTGGTCAGCGCGCGGGTTCCGAGCGATCTCGCCGAGGTTCGAGGCGATGTGGTCAGCGTGCGCGCGGCGCGGAGCCCCCAAATGGAGGCCGCTGCGCTGGCGGGCGTGACGCCGGCCGTGCCCGGCGTGGCGCCCGCGCCCCGCAGGCCGGAGGCCACGCTGCCCGCGCTGGAGTACCCGAAGCCCGAGCGGCTGCTGACGCTGGGCTCGCTCCCACCGCCGCCCGTCGTCGAGGAGCCGGCGCCCGCGGCGCTCAAGGTCCCCGCGGCGCCGCCCGCCGCGCGGCTCGCGGCCCCCGCTCCGGCGCCCGCCCTCGACGAGTCGCCCACGCCGCGCCGCGTGCGCCGGCCGTCGGCCTACGTGCCGACGCCGCAGCCGCCCGCCCGCGACAACCGCACGACGATGTGGGTCCTCTTCGCGGTGGCGGCGTTCGTCTTCGCGGTGGCCGCGCGGTTGTCGCGCGATCACGAGCTGCAGGGCGCTCCGCCGCCCCCAGAGCAGCCGGGCCCGGCAGCCGCAGAGCCCGCGACCGCTGCCCCGGCCGGCGCTGCCGCGCCTGCCGCCGCCGGCTCGTCGAGCGTGGTCGCGGCGGCGGTCGCCGCCACGCCGGCCGCGGCTGCCGCCGGGCCGATCGGCGAGACGACGGCCAACCCGGTGCTCCCCGAGACGCTGCCGCTGGCCGCCGAGCACAAGGTGCCCGAGGGGCAGGGCATGCTGGAGGTGATCGCCGGCGCGGGCGACACGCTCTTCGTCGACGGCCGGAAGGTCGGCACCGGCAGCGTCAAGCTGCCGCTCGCGCCCAAGGACGGCGCCTACGAGATCCGGGCGAAGCTCCGGGACGAGGAGCGGGTGCGGTTCGCGGTCGTCAAGGCCGGCCGCCTCACCCGGCTCCGCGTCGCGCCGCCGTGGCGCCGCTGAGCGCGCCGCGAGCGCTCCTCCAGGCAATCGAGGAGCCCGCGCTCGCCCCGGGGTGCCCAGCCACAGGCAGGGGACCCCGCTCGTGGTAGAGGACGCCCCGTGCGCGCCCGCGTGATCCGAACCCGCCGTTCCGCTTCCGCTTCCGCTTCCGCGCTCACGCTCGTCTCCGCCGCGGCCGCGCTCCTCTCCGGTTGCACCGGGTGCGAGTCGTCGACCCGGGATCTGCCCGCCGGCGCCCCGGCCACGGCGTCCGCGAGCCCGCAGGCGGCGCCTCCGCCGCCGGCGCGCGACGTCGTACACCTCATCGACGAGCTGCCCAGCTGCGATCTCGAGCACCGCGGGCTCCTGTTCGATACCGGCGCGAACGCGCTCATCGGCCGCTTCGCGTGGCAAGGGACCGTGCCCACCGGCATCCAGGCGGTCGAGCACGATGGATCCACCTGGGCGCGGATCTCGGAGCGGCAGATCAAGCTCACGTTCGTCCTGCCGTCCGCGAGCCCCATCTTCGTGTCCGCCCGGGCCGTCGGGCTCACCTCCAAGTACGCCACCGTCTCCCTGGACGATCAGCTCCTCGGAACGCTCCGCCTCCAGCGCGACCAGATCCGCATCGCCTCGACCCCGACCACCACGCTCCCCGCCGATCCCGGCCTGCACACCCTCACGCTCCAGTTCTCCGGCCGGCTCCGCCAGGGGGAGTCGTTCGCCGACGTCGACTGGGTGCGCGTGGGCATCCCCGACGAGGACCCGGCCACGTACGGCCCCCCGACCCTGCGGGACGTCGTGGCGCCCGCCGCCGCCCTGTCGGGCGTCCCCCACCGGTCCATCGCGCTGCGCGCGCCGGGCGCGGTCCGCTGCGCCTTTCGCCCTTCCAGGGTGACCCGCCTCCGCGCCGCCATCGGCGCGCTGGGCTCAGGAGAAGGCGACGCCGAGATCCGCGTCCTCCGCGACGGCCAGGAGCCGCTCGTGATCCAGCGCGTCCACGTCGACGGCGGCGACAAGGCGGCCTGGACTGACGTCGAGCTGCCGCTCGCGCCCTTTGCCGGGTCCCTCATCTCCCTCGAGCTCCGCGCCGCCGCCGCGGCCCGCGGCGGGCGCATCCTCTTCGGCGACCCCGTCCTCGCCGGATCGCCGGAGCCTCCTCCGTCCGTGCCCGCCGCGCGCGCCGTCGTGATCGTCGCCATGAACGGGGTCGAGCGGCCCGATCTGCCCCCCTGGAGCGGTCGTCCGGAGCCGCACCTCGCCACGCTCTCGGAGCTCGCGACGTCGGCGACGACGTTCGATCACCACCGGGGGCCGAGCACGGTCGTGTCCGCCGTGGCCGCGTCGCTGCTCACCGGTCTTCCGCCGCCGGCCCATACCGTCGCCGACACCGGGGCCCGCCTCCCTGCCCATGTCACCACCATCGGCGCCATCGCGAGCGACAGCAGCATCCGCACCGGGTTCTTCACCGGCGTC comes from the Sorangium aterium genome and includes:
- a CDS encoding DUF4388 domain-containing protein; its protein translation is MLLVDSDVDALGALASALRARGLTVTNANGAFEAVEQAFKRRPDVVLAARALDEDNALADAFAAVPDLADTPILFLVDGAEGDPSFDEVLRGDVDHIVSRITEASPRGSKPTVPQEIRGDLEQAPLVDLLQLLAMNRRSGTLGITTPTGAAELRLSAGEVIDAVYRRLEGEKALYRLLGERDGHFAFSPGEPASARRIMAPTSRLLMEALRQVDEVQRRRAELAPAGEAFLVTEPASDDLDLSPLPDHETFSVDATFGDSAAADRASAAPLANAMSSVPDFTAAPMPASDVKGNRVGSMPPPPTLRAAEPAAFRLDALRTPTTSPPAPLGEPAERTAVAEKLTALLQMPHNLDELLDEISGPDLLILEVLMELTASGKIRRISLADLTTPFAPSEHLPVLRSLVTRLARPGFAPPPHLVIAASTRRMATLSHAVRRIGDAVVPAEPPPQAAIPRPLGVIRLGDAVELALVGLPIEESFSPAWPLALHGAAAVVRLGDGGEDALAAHCEALELLLLDAEAMMGPLDLASPGQITLLVRAALEAAAGV
- the ald gene encoding alanine dehydrogenase, which gives rise to MLIGVPKEIKTREYRVGMTPAGVRALVGHGHKVLVETGAGEGSGLSDEAYARAGALIARSAAEAWSADMVVKVKEPLPAEYGHFRPGLLLYTYLHLAAEPDLTRELAKRGVTGVAYETIQLEDGSLPLLRPMSEVAGRMAVQVGASCLEKERGGKGVLLGGVPGTRRGRVAILGGGVVGRNAATIAVGMGAQVTVLDVRAETMSYLEDVFGGAIETLYSNAENIETMCERADLVIGAVLVPGAKAPQLVTEELIRRMEKGTVVVDVAVDQGGCIATCRPTTHDNPTYEVHGVVHYCVANMPGAVSHTSTWALTNTTIGYAVAIANQGIVAAAKADRAVALGINTHGGHVTYGPVAAAHRLEYVPVERALG
- a CDS encoding isocitrate/isopropylmalate dehydrogenase family protein; translated protein: MAARKNKKIAIIGGDGIGPSVIDEAKLLLELYQARAGLPIDLWELDLGADRYLRDGTTFPNQIQIAIQRECSAVLLGALGDPRVPNLEHARDILFGMRFGYDLYANVRPVRALSDRLVPLKGRTAKDIDFVVFRENTEGIYVGMGGQFKRGTPDEVAINEDVNTRKGVERIIRAAFDYARANGRTRVTMADKSNAMRHAHELWLRVFHEVRAQYPEIQSNHVYVDALCLYVIQDPAQFQVIVTNNLFGDIVTDLGAALQGGLGMAASANVHASDPGRVALFEPVHGSAPPLAGKDVANPFAAMLTAGLLLAHLGWPEEERRIERWVSQALDKGMCTVDVGGTLGTRAAGAWVREQIAAELGPP
- a CDS encoding response regulator, with translation MEHAGPRSNAASESRHERLGGARAEFVANLGRRVAELREMVRRIEADGDAPRLVEELKRRLHSLGAGARLLRFARVAERLAEGESQLAAANGARLSGEAAAALRKLLEELPALAWGQSAMGEQAPRAAEPIEQASAPPRARAAADPPNARGAGARPKATDAAAAKGQATTWIAGVSNGRALAPEPLSLDDEEEARASSTRGVEQAPPAEAPEAAPAASIDAPITVLVVGAAPLAEALDAASADAGPSFEVERTDDVETAIDLARAFAPDLVLLDADMPGARGLAEALAADPLTDLVPVVAVGRFARPEDAAPYLALGAARALPKPVSPDALRRAAAEAAAACVRAEASRAVRGPFGAVNLDELGARLAAELRRGLCDAAEPRSRGAHVDLGDGAEVLAALWGAVARIRDLVTIRSQGGVRFSPNGPEGALPLAPWMIAPSTPEGERSRLHSEIRAKSPARTISASSAAPGDAALDALDIVVADDDPAVTWFLAGVLRAAGANVHEAHDGARALDLAYQTTPDLVVSDVLMPRLDGFALCRALKRDVALRDVPVILLSWKEDLLQRLRELGAQADGYLRKEESAAAFVQRVHEVLRGRRRVAERIATGGEVRGRLDGMTTRTLLSLSCARRPDALVSVRDAAFLYEVLLKDGRPAGATRTAQDGTFHRGPSVLAALLGVGSGRFVVAPAPESELAAPPRPGFEGTLAEQLLPAIAAARAAQRLFHGPPLMQVERVVLDLEGMGATADATPEPARSLLRALARGTSPRSVITSGEFAASLVEDVLNDVAARGGVRRVIGREGDDLLAPAVAYEEETLRGVRRLPERAAPVVALPAELAGDVAAASSRASVELTDDQLTVVPGSVAPRSAMPARGSAAPSSAVSGPGSAMSIPVLSVDGEDEDTAFASAPEEEASALASALVSARVPSDLASALVSARVPSDLAEVRGDVVSVRAARSPQMEAAALAGVTPAVPGVAPAPRRPEATLPALEYPKPERLLTLGSLPPPPVVEEPAPAALKVPAAPPAARLAAPAPAPALDESPTPRRVRRPSAYVPTPQPPARDNRTTMWVLFAVAAFVFAVAARLSRDHELQGAPPPPEQPGPAAAEPATAAPAGAAAPAAAGSSSVVAAAVAATPAAAAAGPIGETTANPVLPETLPLAAEHKVPEGQGMLEVIAGAGDTLFVDGRKVGTGSVKLPLAPKDGAYEIRAKLRDEERVRFAVVKAGRLTRLRVAPPWRR
- a CDS encoding sulfatase-like hydrolase/transferase, coding for MIRTRRSASASASALTLVSAAAALLSGCTGCESSTRDLPAGAPATASASPQAAPPPPARDVVHLIDELPSCDLEHRGLLFDTGANALIGRFAWQGTVPTGIQAVEHDGSTWARISERQIKLTFVLPSASPIFVSARAVGLTSKYATVSLDDQLLGTLRLQRDQIRIASTPTTTLPADPGLHTLTLQFSGRLRQGESFADVDWVRVGIPDEDPATYGPPTLRDVVAPAAALSGVPHRSIALRAPGAVRCAFRPSRVTRLRAAIGALGSGEGDAEIRVLRDGQEPLVIQRVHVDGGDKAAWTDVELPLAPFAGSLISLELRAAAAARGGRILFGDPVLAGSPEPPPSVPAARAVVIVAMNGVERPDLPPWSGRPEPHLATLSELATSATTFDHHRGPSTVVSAVAASLLTGLPPPAHTVADTGARLPAHVTTIGAIASDSSIRTGFFTGVPTTFRAFGFGPGWSRVLEHPPTSGEPATTPIDAAAAWISETVRQDASNRLLAFVHARGGHPPWEVSPKELNALKPADYAGPVEPRRAAQVLARLRSRRRDVLSPEDRDRIRDLFSIALAGQDRALGNLIGTLKAAGLWDDTLFIVTGDLASGRSDAALYGEGMDLQEPVLTLPLYVHFPGDLYAGQRVAAPTEIIDVARTAIAALGLSFARKPLGKDLAAVASGLEGVERGPQIAALGDRYSTRWGNLVLSGRLGVPPFLCDLDVDPTCAFNRREVMPLATVSLFRRTVTFDLSVRAPAAQREPATIDAETAAVLNVWGAN